A window from Malaclemys terrapin pileata isolate rMalTer1 chromosome 18, rMalTer1.hap1, whole genome shotgun sequence encodes these proteins:
- the BHLHA9 gene encoding class A basic helix-loop-helix protein 9 yields the protein MPRPALGKGPARLQEPDGTREELQGVAVSGAHLLGAGQELWAPQAGEATTCPSDSAEAKLRKRSRPVRSKARRIAANVRERKRILDYNQAFNALRLALKHDLNGKRLSKIATLRRAIHRIASLSMSLHASPGRRWPCAHTECRTWYDGPRQEESGKGSRAQLTHLPPEHCYPDAPSFQHCPASPPYPRYSPEPPLQSHYGSPKKDPFIASPAYYSSGNYYLGVRAICQQTHLDNFRDSLPGPVPWQLGCSQGSG from the coding sequence atGCCCAGGCCAGCCCTGGGGAAAGGCCCAGCGCGCCTGCAGGAGCCCGACGGCACGCGAGAAGAGCTCCAAGGAGTGGCTGTCTCAGGGGCTCACCTCCTGGGAGCTGGGCAGGAGCTGTGGGCACCCCAGGCTGGCGAGGCCACCACCTGCCCGAGCGACTCGGCGGAGGCTAAGCTGAGGAAGAGGAGCAGGCCAGTGCGCTCCAAGGCGAGGAGGATTGCTGCCAATGTCAGAGAGCGGAAGAGGATCCTGGACTATAACCAAGCCTTCAACGCCCTGCGGCTGGCCCTGAAACATGACCTCAATGGCAAGAGACTCTCCAAAATCGCAACCCTGCGAAGAGCCATCCACAGGATCGCCTCCTTGTCCATGTCCCTGCACGCCAGCCCGGGGCGGAGGTGGCCCTGTGCCCACACAGAATGCCGCACCTGGTACGACGGGCCCCGCCAGGAGGAGAGCGGTAAGGGCAGCCGGGCCCAGCTCACCCACctgcccccggagcactgctacCCAGATGCTCCCAGCTTCcaacactgccctgcctccccgcCGTATCCCAGGTATTCCCCTGAGCCTCCGCTCCAGTCCCACTATGGAAGCCCGAAGAAGGATCCTTTTATAGCCAGCCCTGCCTATTACTCCAGTGGGAACTACTACCTCGGGGTCAGAGCCATCTGCCAACAAACACACCTGGACAACTTCCGAGATTCTCTCCCCGGGCCAGTCCCCTGGCAGCTGGGGTGTAGCCAAGGCTCCGGGTAG
- the TRARG1 gene encoding trafficking regulator of GLUT4 1 codes for MANTSEAQLEKALGGPALPADCQETEQLLFSSEGKGVRGSKSFSGTLASDKSLETEQNGHSLPYKTVSAGHLETASHSPSRISLGRASSTATTSAQEQGRPLDYLVLAIFSCFCPVWPINIVALVFSIMSRNSGQQGDMDGARRLGRMARLLSIVSIVLGILIIVLYCSLNFTVFQKTN; via the exons ATGGCCAACACCAGCGAGGCGCAGCTCGAGAAGGCGCTGGGGGGCCCGGCACTGCCCGCGGACTGCCAGGAGACGGAGCAGCTGCTCTTCTCCAGCGAGGGCAAGGGGGTCCGAGGCTCCAAGTCCTTCTCGGGGACCCTGGCCAGCGACAAGTCCCTGGAGACGGAGCAGAACGGCCACAGCCTGCCCTACAAGACCGTGTCCGCCGGGCACCTGGAGACGGCCTCGCACTCGCCCTCCCGGATCAGCCTGGGGCGGGCATCCTCCACCGCCACCACCAGCGCCCAGGAACAGGGCCGGCCGCTGGATTATCTGGTGCTGGCCATCTTCTCCTGCTTCTGCCCCGTCTGGCCCATTAACATCGTGGCCTTGGTCTTTTCCATCATG TCAAGGAACAGCGGACAGCAGGGGGACATGGACGGGGCTCGGAGACTCGGGCGCATGGCCAGGCTGCTCAGCATAGTCTCCATTGTCCTGGGAATCCTCATCATTGTGCTCTACTGTTCGCTCaatttcacag TTTTTCAGAAGACCAATTAG